In Fusarium oxysporum Fo47 chromosome IX, complete sequence, the following proteins share a genomic window:
- a CDS encoding glucosidase II beta subunit-like protein-domain-containing protein — translation MRRFNLFLLATVQLAGARSPGFSIHEDLLTYPQFEVVFDSQYISEKDAHSLLDSQHPTYSADFAQSTLDQAREADERDNEGDNQGQNGPSHTYELMKLPPHEYLCSIPIIQPPEPENKTANELAKAEEARELTRATASGWELLSQLEDSCLYFMSGWWSYSFCNNREIVQFHALPSIPNGQPPKRDPNTMDFTLGKVPAIPANAAHQAKLNGIENPPPAELQVKGDQRYLVQRLEGGTICDLTGRERTIEVQYHCVPGMKTDRIGWIKEVTICAYLMVVNTPRLCNDVAFLPPEETRANPISCKLIVGENDQTPLLDQTIPVKEAEAQEPLKQEGEEAKPEEAKPQDAAKEPVNIGGVIVGARNVLSGADEAGKPPAKLSPPRSYFSNTDTDGERFIEVVASGKSKEDGAEVKLLSTEELERLDLKPSTVKDMTERMKKLAGKYGWKLELVELPGGEKELRGYIDADEDELAKNKAKLKKEKEALDKAKAEKKKAGKEGEEETEGSQEEFFKKKDEL, via the exons ATGCGCCGCTTCAATTTATTCTTGCTGGCGACTGTCCAGCTTGCTGGAGCTCGTTCACCGGGTTTCAGCATCCACGAGGACTTGTTGACGTACCCTCAG TTTGAAGTAGTTTTTGACAGTCAATACATTTCCGAAAAGGACGCACATTCTCTGCTCGATAGCCAACATCCTACATACTCTGCCGACTTTGCGCAATCAACACTTGATCAGGCTCGGGAAGCTGACGAGCGCGACAATGAAGGCGACAACCAGGGCCAAAATGGTCCGTCGCATACATACGAACTTATGAAACTACCTCCCCACGAATACCTCTGCTCTATCCCTATTATACAACCCCCCGAACCCGAGAACAAGACCGCAAATGAGCTGGCCAAGGCCGAAGAAGCGCGCGAGCTTACTCGCGCGACAGCAAGCGGATGGGAACTTCTCTCACAACTTGAAGATTCTTGCCTATACTTTATGTCAGGATGGTGGAGCTACAGTTTCTGCAACAACCGCGAGATCGTCCAGTTCCACGCCCTCCCATCTATACCAAATGGCCAGCCTCCCAAGCGCGACCCCAACACCATGGACTTTACACTTGGTAAAGTCCCCGCGATTCCCGCCAACGCTGCGCATCAGGCAAAGTTGAACGGTATCGAAAACCCACCGCCGGCGGAGCTGCAGGTCAAGGGAGATCAACGATATCTGGTACAGAGGCTAGAAGGCGGAACGATCTGCGATTTGACCGGTAGGGAACGGACAATCGAGGTTCAGTATCATTGCGTGCCTGGCATGAAGACTGACAGGATCGGATGGATCAAGGAGGTCACCATCTGTGCATATCTCATGGTGGTCAACACACCACGTCTCTGCAATGACGTTGCTTTCTTGCCTCCTGAGGAGACTAGAGCGAACCCCATTTCGTGCAAGCTCATCGTCGGCGAGAATGACCAGACTCCTTTACTGGACCAGACGATACCTGTGAAGGAAGCTGAGGCGCAGGAGCCCCTGAAGCAAGAGGGCGAAGAAGCCAAACCCGAAGAGGCCAAGCCGCAAGATGCAGCAAAGGAGCCTGTCAATATCGGTGGTGTTATCGTAGGCGCCCGTAATGTCCTCTCTGGTGCCGACGAAGCAGGCAAACCACCCGCCAAGCTCTCTCCTCCACGAAGCTACTTCTCCAACACCGACACCGACGGCGAGCGCTTTATCGAAGTCGTCGCCTCTGGTAAGAGCAAAGAAGACGGCGCCGAAGTAAAGCTCCTCAGCACCGAAGAACTAGAACGCCTCGATCTCAAGCCCTCCACAGTGAAGGACATGACAGAGCGCATGAAGAAACTCGCAGGGAAGTACGGATGGAAACTCGAGCTCGTGGAGCTTCCTGGTGGTGAGAAGGAGTTGAGGGGGTATATCGATgcagatgaggatgagcttgcgaagaacaaggccaagttgaagaaggagaaagaagcgCTGGATAAGGCCAaggcggagaagaagaaggctggaaAGGAGGGTGAGGAGGAGACGGAGGGGAGTCAGGAGGAGTTCTTtaagaagaaagatgaaCTGTAA
- a CDS encoding RlpA-like double-psi beta-barrel-protein domain-containing protein-containing protein encodes MFSKLFLFALPLVFAAPAVKRTEGDITFYTPGKGACAGTHGVDDMVAAVGANLYDTQDVCGKTITLQGDAGTVTLTVVDRCEACKDTDLDVSPAAFEQAIGPKDIGRGKGTWVFA; translated from the exons ATGTtctccaagctcttcctcttcgctcTTCCCCTCGTCTTCGCAGCTCCAGCTGTCAAGCGCACCGAGGGCGACATCACCTTCTACACCCCCGGCAAGGGCGCCTGCGCTGGAACCCACGGCGTCGACGACATGGTCGCTGCCGTTGGTGCCAACCTCTACGACACTCAGGATGTCTGCGGCAAGACCATCACCCTCCAGGGCGATGCTGGTACCGTGACCCTCACTGTCGTCGA CCGCTGCGAGGCCTGCAAGGACACCGACCTCGACGTCTCACCTGCTGCCTTTGAGCAGGCTATCGGACCCAAGGACATTGGACGCGGCAAGGGAACTTGGGTTTTCGCTTAA